GTAATCACTTATATCGTAGCCATTATCATCATTAGGTGATTGATACACTGGTGACAACCAGACAACATCAGCTCCTAGCTCCCTCAAGTAATCTAACTTTTCAATGATTCCTTGGATATCACCGATTCCATCTCCGTTGCTGTCTTTGAAACTTTTCGGATAAACTTGATACACAATACTTTCTTTCCACCACGTTTTATTCAAAGCGGTACCACCTTTCCATCGTTCGTTCCAAACTTGTGATCACATTCTAACATGACTCTTAGTTTATCTAAGTTTCCACCCAGTTTCAATCTAGCTAAAATTCTCGAAAGATGTCCTATGAATCGGTTAAAAGTAGACAATCGCAACGACAAGTATGATGGTGATAATCGGAATGAGCACAAGGTACATCCATAATTGGTTATTAATACTTTTTGTCGTGTTGTAGTTTGTATTGTCTACACTACCGATATAAAGCGTAACAACGAGTGCAATCAAACAAATCACAAACACGATTCCTATTAATATATACATATTTGCTCCTTACATCCTTTTTAGGTGAGACCAACGATTGTATTTATACTTGTAAACAGCCTTTATCCTAACTTGTTTAACCACCAATGTAAACAAGAAAGAGGCTGAGACGAGAGTGTTTAAACTTATGGAATTCCGAACATGTGGTTGCGGCTAATGTAAACCGCTCCTGACATATACTTCGCTAAATTAGCGCTTCGTTCGTATCCTTAGTTAAACACTTTAGTTATGTCTCAGCCTCTTGAATCATATTGAACAAGAAAGTTTACTCTTAGAAAATGGATGGACAATGCTTCCCTATGCAAAGACTTCTTTTAATGTCGCTTTATCATGGGATAACCAATACTCCATTAGCTTTTTGGAATTTCGCAAATCATGAAGTTTTGCTT
Above is a genomic segment from Bacillus sp. FJAT-45037 containing:
- a CDS encoding BshB3 potential contributor to bacillithiol synthesis: MYILIGIVFVICLIALVVTLYIGSVDNTNYNTTKSINNQLWMYLVLIPIITIILVVAIVYF